The genomic segment GAAGACAATAAACCATTCAGTAAGCTCTCATTGAAGAAAAGAGTTGGTTTAAACGATGTTGCCGAGGAGATGGGGCCAGTAAATGGATTGACAAGTGTTGATGTTCATCCGACGGAGCCGTATCTCGCTGTGTCTATTGTCGCAGAGCCAAAGACAGACAAGGGCTACGTTGTTTTTATTTCTACAGATGGAGAAGTCCTTTCTACAGTACAGGTAGGCTCTCAACCAGATATGATCACATTTACTCATGACGGTTCTAGACTTCTCGTGGCTAACGAAGGAGAACCAAATGACGCTTATGATATCAACCCTGAAGGTTCTGTGAGCATTATTGATGTAGGTGAAGGCGTAGATCATCGTCAAATCGCGGACGCGAAAACGGTCAAGTTTGATGACGATGTCATCGATGACGATGTGCGTCAAGTGCACGAAGACTCCGACAGAGTGGCTGATCTTGAACCAGAATATATCGCGGTGACTGAAGACGATCGGACGGCTTATGTCGTTCTACAGGAAAGCAATGCTATTGCGACACTCGATCTAGCAACGGAGTCGTGGACGAGCGTAAAGTCGTTAGGCTACAAAGACCATTCACTTGCAGGAAATGGAATGGATGCTAGTGATAAAGACGGAAAAATAAACATTCAACCAGTGCCCGTTCTTGGTCAGTACATGCCCGACGCCATCTCATTACTTGAGTCAAATGGGAAGACGTATATTGTCACGCCAAATGAAGGAGATGCCCAAGATTATGAAGGGTTTTCTGAAGAGGTTCGTGTCGCTGATATTGCAGAGGAATATGATTTAGATGCATCTTTATTTGCAGGATTTACCGAAGAAGAGATCGATACGATGGTCGAAAATGGGCTGTTTGACGACGATCAGCTCGGTCGCTTGAGAACGACAACATCTTCTCCTGTCAATGAAGAGGGCAAGTACGAGGCTGTGTATGGGTACGGTGCTCGTTCGTTTACAATCTTTGATGCTTCTACGATGAAGCCAGTCTTTGACAGTGGTGACCAGTTTGAAAAAGCGATCGCTGAAGCGCATCCTGAGCTGTTTAATACAGACAATGCGGAAAATGCCTTTGACAATCGTTCGGATAATAAAGGTCCTGAGCCAGAAGCAGCGGTTGTTGGACAAATTGGAGACCGGACATACGCATTTATCGGTCTTGAGCGTGACGGTAGCATTGCAGTTTACGACGTGACACAACCGAGTGACGCGTCATTCGTTCAGCTGTTTAGTAGCCGAGATTTTTCAGGAAGTGAATTAGGTGGCGATATTGCGCCAGAAGGGCTTGAATTCGTTTCTGCTAAAGAAAGCTTGACAGGTCACCCGCTACTCATTGTCGGAAACGAAGTATCCGGTACAGTCGCTGTATATGAATTTTTAGAAGACAGCGAAGAAGGCACGTCTATTCAAATTATTCATTTTAATGATGTTCATGCTCGCGTCTTTTCCGAAGAGAATGCAGGTATCGGTTATGCAAAACTAAAAACGATCATTGAAGAATCAGAAGAAGAAAATCCAAACACACTTGTGCTCGATGCTGGAGACACACTTCATGGCACAACATTTGCAACGTTGATGAAGGGTGAAAGCATTGTGCAGATTCTCAATGCGATCGATGTCGATGCTTTGGCACCAGGAAACCACGATTTCAACTATGGCAAAGATCACTTGCAAGCTTTACAAGGTTTAATGGATTTCCCTGTTTTAGCAGCCAACGTGTTGAAGGAAGACGGTTCGTCTGAATTTCAACCGTATGAAATCCAAGAGATTGATGGGGTGCAAATAGGTATTTTTGGCTTAGCGTCCCCAGAAACGACTTATAAAACACATCCTGACAATGTGAAAGGTCTTACCTTTGAAGATCCTGTTGACGCGGCCAAGCGTACAGTTTCACAGCTTGAAGCTGAAGGGGCAGATATCATCATTGCTCTAGCTCACGTCGGACTTGATGAATCAAGTGAGGACACGTCAGATCAAATCGCTGCACAAGTGCCAGGGATTGACCTCATTGTCGACGGTCATAGTCACACGACGTTACCAGAAGGTATGGACGCAGAGAATGGCACATTGATCGTTAGTGCTGGAGAGTACTTAAAGAATGTAGGTGTTGTTGAACTTCAATGGGATGGCGATAAGGTCATTAAAAAAGATGCCGAGCTCATTACGAAAGAAGACGCAAAAGATGTCATCCCGAATGAAGACATTGTTGCTGTAACTGATGACATCACTGCTGAACAAGATGTCATTTTACAAGAAGTGGTTGGGACGACGGAAGTCGCACTTCATGGTGAGCGCGGTGATGTACGTACACAGGAAACCAACCTTGGGAATTTAATTGCTGATGCGATGCTTGATTTGACCGGAGCAGATGTCGCCTTAACAAATGGAGGAGGCATCCGGGCATCCATTGATGCAGGTGAGGTGACAAAAGGCGAAGTCGTCACTGTGCTTCCATTTGG from the Litoribacterium kuwaitense genome contains:
- a CDS encoding choice-of-anchor I family protein, whose amino-acid sequence is MRVKQWVRAGLAASIVMLPTTGQATDNDVTTYSGEMEPSFAVEMIGRYTSGAELDEGGAEIVAYDQARKQAYSINGAEKALDIIDLSILEDNKPFSKLSLKKRVGLNDVAEEMGPVNGLTSVDVHPTEPYLAVSIVAEPKTDKGYVVFISTDGEVLSTVQVGSQPDMITFTHDGSRLLVANEGEPNDAYDINPEGSVSIIDVGEGVDHRQIADAKTVKFDDDVIDDDVRQVHEDSDRVADLEPEYIAVTEDDRTAYVVLQESNAIATLDLATESWTSVKSLGYKDHSLAGNGMDASDKDGKINIQPVPVLGQYMPDAISLLESNGKTYIVTPNEGDAQDYEGFSEEVRVADIAEEYDLDASLFAGFTEEEIDTMVENGLFDDDQLGRLRTTTSSPVNEEGKYEAVYGYGARSFTIFDASTMKPVFDSGDQFEKAIAEAHPELFNTDNAENAFDNRSDNKGPEPEAAVVGQIGDRTYAFIGLERDGSIAVYDVTQPSDASFVQLFSSRDFSGSELGGDIAPEGLEFVSAKESLTGHPLLIVGNEVSGTVAVYEFLEDSEEGTSIQIIHFNDVHARVFSEENAGIGYAKLKTIIEESEEENPNTLVLDAGDTLHGTTFATLMKGESIVQILNAIDVDALAPGNHDFNYGKDHLQALQGLMDFPVLAANVLKEDGSSEFQPYEIQEIDGVQIGIFGLASPETTYKTHPDNVKGLTFEDPVDAAKRTVSQLEAEGADIIIALAHVGLDESSEDTSDQIAAQVPGIDLIVDGHSHTTLPEGMDAENGTLIVSAGEYLKNVGVVELQWDGDKVIKKDAELITKEDAKDVIPNEDIVAVTDDITAEQDVILQEVVGTTEVALHGERGDVRTQETNLGNLIADAMLDLTGADVALTNGGGIRASIDAGEVTKGEVVTVLPFGNYIVTKQISGTQLKEALERGMSSYPESLGAFPQVGGMTFKVDPNQPAGSRVHSLMINDEPVDLEKTYMLATNDFLAAGGDDYTSLAQSPIDNEYDALDEALIDYMKKIGTTSPTVEGRITEGTMSISSSEQAQETRHEQSAEQEQAKADVYIVQPGDNLYEIGLQHGTTWRVLQQMNQLPNPHIIQIGQEIRLP